In the Paenibacillus sp. FSL H7-0357 genome, one interval contains:
- a CDS encoding NusG domain II-containing protein, with translation MKRADVLLVSIVLIAALAFLAPRWFSDDKGGPGKNLVANIMVDGKLFKTVQLTEEDQTVEVRTDRGYNILKVHDYGIEMYDADCPDKVCLGFGFITLPKQTIVCLPHRVLVEIAGASGGDEIDAYVQ, from the coding sequence TGCCGCTCTCGCTTTTCTTGCACCGAGGTGGTTTTCAGACGATAAAGGCGGCCCGGGGAAAAATCTTGTGGCCAATATAATGGTGGACGGCAAGCTGTTCAAGACGGTTCAGCTTACAGAGGAAGATCAAACGGTAGAAGTCCGTACCGATCGCGGGTATAACATTTTAAAAGTGCATGATTATGGTATTGAAATGTATGACGCCGACTGTCCCGACAAGGTATGTCTAGGTTTTGGGTTTATTACCTTGCCCAAGCAGACGATCGTCTGTTTGCCGCACAGGGTATTAGTAGAAATTGCAGGCGCGTCGGGAGGAGATGAAATAGATGCCTATGTCCAGTAG
- a CDS encoding Gx transporter family protein — translation MPMSSSESSTALKRTVIVALFAAVAVVLSIMEAQIPLAGMGLMPGAKLGFANIMILTCIYFLRARDAFVLVILKTLLTAFLLGTFSSLLFSLFGSLFSFVVMYLLVRFGGKRLSVIGISIAGGLAHNTGQLLAASIVLKSSSTFYYFPMLLITGVVTGIVVGFAVRYVVASLSKISLFEEFLGGTGH, via the coding sequence ATGCCTATGTCCAGTAGTGAATCTTCAACGGCCCTGAAAAGAACGGTGATTGTAGCGCTCTTTGCCGCAGTGGCGGTTGTGCTAAGTATTATGGAAGCCCAGATTCCACTCGCAGGGATGGGGCTGATGCCCGGTGCCAAGCTGGGATTTGCCAACATTATGATTTTGACCTGCATTTATTTTTTGCGCGCACGTGACGCATTTGTACTTGTAATCCTCAAGACCTTGCTTACCGCATTTTTGCTGGGTACCTTCTCAAGTCTGCTGTTCAGCTTATTTGGCTCTTTGTTCAGCTTTGTAGTCATGTACCTGCTCGTCCGGTTTGGCGGGAAAAGACTCAGTGTCATTGGGATCAGTATTGCCGGCGGACTGGCCCACAACACAGGGCAGCTGCTCGCCGCTTCCATAGTGTTGAAATCATCGAGCACGTTCTACTACTTTCCGATGCTGCTGATTACCGGAGTGGTAACAGGGATTGTCGTCGGTTTCGCGGTGCGTTATGTGGTAGCCTCGTTATCCAAAATATCGCTGTTTGAAGAGTTCTTGGGCGGAACGGGTCACTAG
- a CDS encoding ATP-binding cassette domain-containing protein yields MNEFNNELEAGAEPPVISLAGVSFGYNPEHPILQNITLSIQQGEWVSIVGPNGCGKSTLVKLLNALLPKSAGEIFICGHKLQEENIGTIRQCIGMVFQNPDNQFIGATVEEDIVFGLEGLCLPYAEMEERLKSYAMKLGIGHLLAKHPGELSGGQKQRVAIASILAMKPGIVIFDEASSMLDEGSRNELMGILQDMRAEGNYTLLMITHDADEILASDRVLALHGGGLAADVTPAELFRNEELLEKCHLREPYPWQLARELQNLGIKVDVPASEKELIDTLWPYNYNK; encoded by the coding sequence ATGAATGAATTTAACAATGAGCTGGAAGCTGGAGCGGAACCGCCAGTGATCTCACTGGCAGGCGTATCGTTTGGATATAACCCGGAGCACCCGATCCTCCAGAATATTACACTATCTATCCAGCAGGGGGAATGGGTAAGCATCGTGGGACCGAACGGCTGCGGCAAGTCAACGCTGGTCAAGCTGCTGAATGCCCTGCTGCCTAAAAGTGCCGGAGAGATCTTCATCTGCGGCCATAAACTGCAGGAAGAGAATATTGGAACGATCCGTCAGTGCATTGGCATGGTGTTCCAGAACCCTGACAACCAGTTTATCGGGGCAACGGTAGAGGAAGACATCGTATTCGGCCTGGAGGGGCTGTGTTTACCCTACGCGGAGATGGAGGAACGGCTGAAATCCTATGCCATGAAGCTGGGGATCGGCCATCTGCTGGCCAAGCATCCCGGCGAGCTGTCGGGAGGCCAGAAGCAGCGGGTCGCTATTGCCTCCATTCTAGCCATGAAGCCAGGCATCGTCATCTTTGACGAGGCCTCTTCCATGTTGGACGAAGGAAGCCGGAACGAGCTGATGGGCATTTTGCAGGATATGCGCGCGGAAGGGAACTATACCCTTCTAATGATTACACACGATGCCGATGAAATCCTGGCCTCGGATCGCGTGCTGGCCCTGCACGGGGGTGGACTGGCGGCAGATGTAACCCCTGCGGAATTGTTCCGGAATGAAGAGCTTCTGGAGAAGTGCCACCTGCGGGAGCCGTATCCTTGGCAGCTTGCCCGTGAACTGCAGAACCTGGGGATTAAGGTGGATGTTCCCGCCAGTGAAAAGGAGCTTATAGACACATTATGGCCATACAACTACAACAAGTAA
- a CDS encoding energy-coupling factor transporter ATPase, which produces MAIQLQQVSYTYADRSLWRQTALHGINLNIPSGSMVGIAGATGSGKSTLLQLFNGILKPTEGAVSVLDVTIRAGEKSPKLLPLRRRVGLVFQFPEQQMFEETVEKDLCFGPLNFGMSLEEAKERTRKAMTDMGLDLGLLERNPFRLSGGQMRKAAIASVLAMDPDIVVLDEPTATLDPISRAELIGLLERLCREQGRTIIIVTHRMDELLPYADRWVLLKEGELAFQGTSQELAADSDILERCGLTVPQSLRYWRAVADRFGLAGEKPRLTAGSLAELIASLPGAAEGPGLAGKRDSYE; this is translated from the coding sequence ATGGCCATACAACTACAACAAGTAAGCTACACCTACGCGGACCGGAGCCTCTGGAGGCAGACAGCGCTGCACGGGATTAATCTTAACATCCCCAGCGGATCGATGGTGGGCATTGCCGGGGCAACCGGCTCGGGAAAATCGACACTTCTGCAGCTGTTCAACGGAATTCTGAAGCCGACGGAGGGGGCGGTCAGTGTCCTTGATGTAACTATCCGTGCCGGCGAGAAATCTCCGAAGCTGCTTCCGCTGCGCCGCCGGGTCGGTCTGGTCTTTCAGTTTCCCGAGCAGCAGATGTTTGAGGAGACGGTAGAGAAGGATCTGTGCTTCGGCCCGCTTAACTTTGGCATGAGTCTTGAGGAAGCCAAGGAGCGCACACGCAAGGCGATGACAGACATGGGGCTGGATCTTGGACTGCTGGAGCGCAATCCGTTCCGTCTAAGCGGCGGACAGATGCGCAAGGCGGCCATCGCTTCGGTGCTGGCCATGGACCCGGATATCGTTGTGCTGGATGAACCGACAGCGACACTCGACCCGATCAGCAGGGCGGAGCTGATCGGGCTGCTGGAGCGGCTCTGCCGCGAGCAGGGCCGGACGATTATCATCGTGACGCACCGGATGGATGAGCTGCTTCCCTATGCCGACCGCTGGGTCCTGCTTAAGGAAGGCGAGCTGGCTTTTCAGGGCACTAGCCAGGAGCTTGCTGCCGATTCGGATATTCTGGAACGCTGCGGCCTGACGGTGCCGCAGTCGCTCCGCTACTGGCGGGCGGTTGCCGACCGCTTCGGTCTTGCGGGGGAGAAGCCCCGGTTGACCGCGGGCAGCCTCGCCGAGCTGATTGCTTCGCTGCCTGGAGCAGCGGAGGGCCCGGGCCTTGCAGGAAAGAGGGATAGCTATGAATGA